Proteins from one Hyperolius riggenbachi isolate aHypRig1 chromosome 4, aHypRig1.pri, whole genome shotgun sequence genomic window:
- the TAGAP gene encoding T-cell activation Rho GTPase-activating protein isoform X3: MKTKERYLFLFSDMIIIAKLKSGTSFRLKHRVYLSEMMVLACDEEEDDEHGCAFHSSPKNALILIWPYNGCIASFRSCEVKELWLDTLVWQIREVGGIESTTVPCARVLMKVLTGCNASKALVANNMESLIECHTEADAKKYQLLADMIGEEGICHAYDTSKKRKAVISWPFTFRRSSTMSEPSSPPELKATLFDQPLSFVCEEDNLPKAIIDLLTILRVQGPLTEGIFRKAANEKARKELKEDLNYGKDLDLKCKPVHLLAVVFKDFLRGIPNQLLSSELYTKWMSALEQPTIKERIKEMQSVAENLPKPNLILLQHLMCILHHISKASQVTKMDSRNLAVCIAPNMLTLQAEKNLPLETQKELNEKVTTLVEFFIDNCFELFGESISELLSASEEDSLENLNTTEQSSHQNDSAYDSTDPDQDSHSSTLTRHYNGLQGHSNVIDENSTKDHDVDLSDFTTDQSEYEACSMDRRCSEPNIFPSQNNLRIKGQKLTRSHDDVTVRKNRLSNHTPEKYCDRALYKTRMPKGLKINTSSSSGIADDLLPNASSNFSLDSSYSDCSVFTSSPIVSPFSPHKNDLVRHQSFCVKSKDVSDTIKTGKEIKKHSNSFCYVNNKRLVTKTQSWGPEGEGRGVQQNEFSRSFRNKSHKEAYETQNAGFQPTQVVKVRRHPSARKISVEEVFRMVDQKNPGKPPSYEEAISTNASSGKSMTVQTMRANVSSNTCFTSPLGNGHFADSCNILTEPSSSSDVQTERSWEIAQSNCQSEKTKSILVRTKSESCQRGRHESLSRRCSQPIFEIYDQIPYSKESYV; the protein is encoded by the exons ATCTTGTGAGGTGAAGGAACTCTGGCTGGACACACTTGTCTG GCAGATAAGAGAAGTTGGTGGGATTGAGAGTACAACTGTCCCCTGTGCACGCGTACTAATGAAGGTTCTAACAGGCTGCAATGCT tCTAAAGCGCTGGTGGCCAACAACATGGAGAGCCTAATTGAATGTCACACAGAG GCAGATGCCAAGAAATACcagctgctggcagacatgaTCGGAGAGGAGGGCATCTGCCATGCATATG ATACCAGTAAGAAGAGGAAGGCAGTCATCTCCTGGCCTTTCACTTTCAGACGAAGTTCCACCATGTCAGAACCTTCAAGTCCACCAGAGTTAAAGGCAACATTGTTTGACCAGCCACTGTCATTTGTGTGCGAGGAGGACAACCTTCCTAAGGCAATCATT GACCTGTTAACTATCCTGCGTGTGCAAGGTCCATTGACCGAAGGGATCTTCCGTAAAGCTGCCAATGAGAAAGCTCGCAAGGAGCTCAAGGAAGACCTCAACTATGGAAAAGACTTGGACTTAAAATGCAAACCTGTGCATTTATTGGCTGTGGTGTTTAAG GATTTCCTGCGTGGCATTCCTAACCAGCTGCTGTCATCAGAACTTTACACTAAATGGATGTCTGCTTTGGAGCAGCCAACAATAAAAGAAAGGATTAAAGAGATGCAAAG TGTTGCAGAGAACCTGCCAAAGCCAAACCTCATTCTGTTACAACATTTAATGTGCATTCTCCACCACATCAGCAAAGCTTCACAGGTTACCAAGATGGATTCCAGAAATCTAGCTGTCTGCATTGCTCCAAACATGCTCACACTGCAGGCTGAGAAGAACCTGCCCCTAGAAACTCAGAAAGAGCTCAATGAAAAG GTTACAACCCTGGTTGAGTTCTTCATAGATAACTGCTTTGAACTGTTTGGTGAAAGTATATCAGAACTGCTGTCTGCTTCTGAAGAAGATTCTCTAGAAAACCTAAATACCACAG AACAATCAAGTCATCAGAATGATTCTGCATACGACAGCACAGATCCAGATCAGGATTCTCATTCCAGTACACTAACAAGACATTACAATGGGCTGCAAGGACACAGCAATGTAATTGATGAGAACAGCACTAAAGACCACGATGTAGACCTCTCAGATTTTACCACAGACCAGTCTGAATATGAGGCCTGCAGCATGGACAGAAGATGCTCAGAGCCAAACATTTTTCCTTCACAGAATAATCTGAGAATAAAAGGCCAGAAGCTCACTAGAAGCCACGATGATGTTACAGTCAGAAAAAACAGACTGTCCAATCATACTCCAGAGAAATATTGTGACAGAGCTTTATACAAGACGCGTATGCCTAAAGGTCTAAAAATTAATACCAGCTCTTCTTCAGGTATTGCAGATGACCTTTTACCAAACGCATCCTCAAACTTCTCTCTTGACAGCTCTTATTCAGACTGTTCCGTCTTCACCAGCTCTCCCATTGTCTCCCCTTTCAGCCCACATAAAAATGACTTAGTGAGACATCAGTCATTCTGTGTGAAAAGCAAGGATGTAAGCGACACTATCAAAACTGGCAAAGAGATAAAAAAGCATTCAAATTCGTTTTGCTATGTGAATAATAAAAGACTGGTGACCAAGACACAAAGCTGGGGTCCAGAGGGCGAGGGCAGAGGAGTACAGCAAAATGAGTTCAGTCGGAGCTTCAGAAATAAAAGTCACAAGGAGGCTTATGAGACACAGAATGCAGGTTTCCAGCCCACGCAAGTAGTTAAAGTGAGGAGACATCCATCTGCACGAAAAATATCAGTTGAGGAGGTTTTCCGAATGGTGGACCAAAAAAATCCTGGCAAGCCTCCATCCTATGAAGAGGCCATCAGTACAAATGCATCATCTGGCAAAAGCATGACTGTGCAAACTATGAGAGCCAATGTGTCTAGCAATACGTGTTTTACATCTCCTTTAGGGAATGGACATTTTGCTGACTCTTGTAACATCCTTACAGAACCCAGCTCATCTAGTGATGTACAAACTGAGAGGTCTTGGGAAATAGCTCAATCCAACTGCCAGTCTGAGAAAACAAAGTCAATTcttgtcaggactaagtcagagtCCTGTCAGAGGGGCAGGCACGAGTCTTTAAGTCGCCGGTGCAGTCAGCCAATCTTTGAGATTTATGATCAGATTCCATATTCTAAAGAGTCCTATGTTTAA
- the TAGAP gene encoding T-cell activation Rho GTPase-activating protein isoform X2, which produces MKVLTGCNASKALVANNMESLIECHTEADAKKYQLLADMIGEEGICHAYDTSKKRKAVISWPFTFRRSSTMSEPSSPPELKATLFDQPLSFVCEEDNLPKAIIDLLTILRVQGPLTEGIFRKAANEKARKELKEDLNYGKDLDLKCKPVHLLAVVFKDFLRGIPNQLLSSELYTKWMSALEQPTIKERIKEMQSVAENLPKPNLILLQHLMCILHHISKASQVTKMDSRNLAVCIAPNMLTLQAEKNLPLETQKELNEKVTTLVEFFIDNCFELFGESISELLSASEEDSLENLNTTEQSSHQNDSAYDSTDPDQDSHSSTLTRHYNGLQGHSNVIDENSTKDHDVDLSDFTTDQSEYEACSMDRRCSEPNIFPSQNNLRIKGQKLTRSHDDVTVRKNRLSNHTPEKYCDRALYKTRMPKGLKINTSSSSGIADDLLPNASSNFSLDSSYSDCSVFTSSPIVSPFSPHKNDLVRHQSFCVKSKDVSDTIKTGKEIKKHSNSFCYVNNKRLVTKTQSWGPEGEGRGVQQNEFSRSFRNKSHKEAYETQNAGFQPTQVVKVRRHPSARKISVEEVFRMVDQKNPGKPPSYEEAISTNASSGKSMTVQTMRANVSSNTCFTSPLGNGHFADSCNILTEPSSSSDVQTERSWEIAQSNCQSEKTKSILVRTKSESCQRGRHESLSRRCSQPIFEIYDQIPYSKESYV; this is translated from the exons ATGAAGGTTCTAACAGGCTGCAATGCT tCTAAAGCGCTGGTGGCCAACAACATGGAGAGCCTAATTGAATGTCACACAGAG GCAGATGCCAAGAAATACcagctgctggcagacatgaTCGGAGAGGAGGGCATCTGCCATGCATATG ATACCAGTAAGAAGAGGAAGGCAGTCATCTCCTGGCCTTTCACTTTCAGACGAAGTTCCACCATGTCAGAACCTTCAAGTCCACCAGAGTTAAAGGCAACATTGTTTGACCAGCCACTGTCATTTGTGTGCGAGGAGGACAACCTTCCTAAGGCAATCATT GACCTGTTAACTATCCTGCGTGTGCAAGGTCCATTGACCGAAGGGATCTTCCGTAAAGCTGCCAATGAGAAAGCTCGCAAGGAGCTCAAGGAAGACCTCAACTATGGAAAAGACTTGGACTTAAAATGCAAACCTGTGCATTTATTGGCTGTGGTGTTTAAG GATTTCCTGCGTGGCATTCCTAACCAGCTGCTGTCATCAGAACTTTACACTAAATGGATGTCTGCTTTGGAGCAGCCAACAATAAAAGAAAGGATTAAAGAGATGCAAAG TGTTGCAGAGAACCTGCCAAAGCCAAACCTCATTCTGTTACAACATTTAATGTGCATTCTCCACCACATCAGCAAAGCTTCACAGGTTACCAAGATGGATTCCAGAAATCTAGCTGTCTGCATTGCTCCAAACATGCTCACACTGCAGGCTGAGAAGAACCTGCCCCTAGAAACTCAGAAAGAGCTCAATGAAAAG GTTACAACCCTGGTTGAGTTCTTCATAGATAACTGCTTTGAACTGTTTGGTGAAAGTATATCAGAACTGCTGTCTGCTTCTGAAGAAGATTCTCTAGAAAACCTAAATACCACAG AACAATCAAGTCATCAGAATGATTCTGCATACGACAGCACAGATCCAGATCAGGATTCTCATTCCAGTACACTAACAAGACATTACAATGGGCTGCAAGGACACAGCAATGTAATTGATGAGAACAGCACTAAAGACCACGATGTAGACCTCTCAGATTTTACCACAGACCAGTCTGAATATGAGGCCTGCAGCATGGACAGAAGATGCTCAGAGCCAAACATTTTTCCTTCACAGAATAATCTGAGAATAAAAGGCCAGAAGCTCACTAGAAGCCACGATGATGTTACAGTCAGAAAAAACAGACTGTCCAATCATACTCCAGAGAAATATTGTGACAGAGCTTTATACAAGACGCGTATGCCTAAAGGTCTAAAAATTAATACCAGCTCTTCTTCAGGTATTGCAGATGACCTTTTACCAAACGCATCCTCAAACTTCTCTCTTGACAGCTCTTATTCAGACTGTTCCGTCTTCACCAGCTCTCCCATTGTCTCCCCTTTCAGCCCACATAAAAATGACTTAGTGAGACATCAGTCATTCTGTGTGAAAAGCAAGGATGTAAGCGACACTATCAAAACTGGCAAAGAGATAAAAAAGCATTCAAATTCGTTTTGCTATGTGAATAATAAAAGACTGGTGACCAAGACACAAAGCTGGGGTCCAGAGGGCGAGGGCAGAGGAGTACAGCAAAATGAGTTCAGTCGGAGCTTCAGAAATAAAAGTCACAAGGAGGCTTATGAGACACAGAATGCAGGTTTCCAGCCCACGCAAGTAGTTAAAGTGAGGAGACATCCATCTGCACGAAAAATATCAGTTGAGGAGGTTTTCCGAATGGTGGACCAAAAAAATCCTGGCAAGCCTCCATCCTATGAAGAGGCCATCAGTACAAATGCATCATCTGGCAAAAGCATGACTGTGCAAACTATGAGAGCCAATGTGTCTAGCAATACGTGTTTTACATCTCCTTTAGGGAATGGACATTTTGCTGACTCTTGTAACATCCTTACAGAACCCAGCTCATCTAGTGATGTACAAACTGAGAGGTCTTGGGAAATAGCTCAATCCAACTGCCAGTCTGAGAAAACAAAGTCAATTcttgtcaggactaagtcagagtCCTGTCAGAGGGGCAGGCACGAGTCTTTAAGTCGCCGGTGCAGTCAGCCAATCTTTGAGATTTATGATCAGATTCCATATTCTAAAGAGTCCTATGTTTAA